Proteins from a genomic interval of Aquabacterium sp. J223:
- the flgL gene encoding flagellar hook-associated protein FlgL, with translation MRVATSSAYDNAVDTLQKRQRELAELQMKLTSGKRVERASDDPAAAARVERALATVGNLDADQRALSAGQNAMTLAESALGNAGELLQQTREALVAAGNASYSAGERKALVQQLQQLRGQLLAVANSTDGSGTYLFGGLSPDQPPFDAAGNPTAVDGTLRSGSADGMPLTVNGRRAFSQVMSGNGVFETARAATNTGDAWIDAGRVDDPRLYDGQTTWSMTFTVAADGTTTYDITGSDGSVPVSGAAYQTGQPVVLAGAGLRFTVSGQPKDGDRFDVQPSTPDLSVFAVFDNAIAQLSDTSQTAGQRAQTVQTSLRDLDAAAGSLMALRSEVGQVLNRADLATDRNGQMKVFAQGEQSQAQDLDMVEAISEFTNKQTGYDAALKAYAAVQKLSLFQYI, from the coding sequence ATGCGAGTCGCCACCTCCAGCGCCTACGACAACGCCGTCGACACCCTGCAGAAGCGCCAGCGCGAGCTGGCCGAGCTGCAGATGAAGCTGACCAGCGGCAAGCGGGTGGAGCGCGCCAGCGACGACCCCGCCGCCGCGGCCCGTGTGGAACGGGCGCTGGCCACCGTCGGCAACCTCGACGCCGACCAGCGGGCGCTGTCCGCCGGGCAGAACGCGATGACGCTGGCCGAGTCGGCGCTGGGCAATGCCGGCGAGCTGCTGCAGCAGACGCGCGAGGCGCTGGTCGCCGCCGGCAACGCCAGCTACAGCGCCGGCGAGCGCAAGGCCCTGGTGCAGCAGCTGCAGCAGCTGCGCGGCCAGCTGCTGGCGGTGGCCAACAGCACCGACGGCTCCGGCACCTACCTCTTCGGCGGCCTGTCGCCCGACCAGCCGCCCTTCGACGCCGCCGGCAACCCGACCGCGGTCGACGGCACGCTGCGCAGCGGTTCGGCCGACGGCATGCCGCTGACGGTCAACGGCCGGCGCGCCTTCTCGCAGGTGATGAGCGGCAACGGCGTCTTCGAGACCGCCCGCGCGGCGACCAACACCGGCGACGCCTGGATCGACGCCGGCCGCGTCGACGACCCGCGGCTGTACGACGGCCAGACCACCTGGTCGATGACCTTCACCGTGGCCGCCGACGGCACCACCACCTACGACATCACCGGCAGCGACGGCAGCGTGCCGGTCAGCGGCGCCGCCTACCAGACCGGCCAGCCGGTGGTGCTGGCGGGCGCCGGCCTGCGCTTCACCGTCAGCGGCCAGCCAAAGGACGGCGACCGCTTCGACGTCCAGCCGTCGACGCCGGACCTGAGCGTGTTCGCCGTCTTCGACAACGCCATCGCCCAGCTGTCCGACACCAGCCAGACCGCCGGCCAGCGGGCGCAGACCGTGCAGACCAGCCTGCGCGACCTGGACGCCGCCGCCGGCTCGCTGATGGCGCTGCGCAGCGAGGTGGGCCAGGTGCTCAACCGCGCCGACCTGGCCACCGACCGCAACGGCCAGATGAAGGTCTTCGCCCAGGGCGAGCAGTCGCAGGCACAGGACCTGGACATGGTGGAGGCGATCTCCGAGTTCACCAACAAGCAGACCGGCTACGATGCCGCGCTCAAGGCCTACGCGGCGGTGCAGAAGCTCTCGCTGTTCCAGTACATCTGA
- a CDS encoding EAL and HDOD domain-containing protein, whose translation MNDHPILGQVVLGYSPMIDRARSVMATRLTVFPVRPDLQVDAAELLAAVAATWPEAGGKVVLNIAGEQLLAQLLGAAPAPNLMVEVPAFMAGDEGHTEALRQLYGRGNTLLIKGVPLKPLPQALLACFRYAIVDLSEDRRAQAGALQGAPRAIPVVQSGIRTVGEMGQCLQRPDVVAVLGWPVDDVLQAGADKGGTRSDMQTVVELMQRVDKGEPGERMEATLKRDPTLAFKLMRYINSPAFGLSVEISSFRHALMMLGYQRLKRWLALLLASASQEPDMRPVMFAAVRRGLLMEELSRAAGGDDELRSEAFICGVFSLLDKMMRQPFAELLKSIPVPERVHQALVQGQGPFQPYLDVVRAVEQESLFDIRAAADQLMMSVQEVNRALLRALAAAAQLD comes from the coding sequence ATGAACGACCATCCCATCCTCGGACAGGTGGTGCTCGGCTATTCGCCGATGATCGACCGCGCCCGCAGCGTCATGGCCACCCGGCTGACGGTGTTCCCGGTGCGCCCGGACCTGCAGGTCGACGCGGCCGAGCTGCTCGCCGCGGTGGCCGCCACCTGGCCCGAGGCCGGCGGCAAGGTGGTGCTCAACATCGCCGGCGAACAGCTGCTGGCCCAGCTGCTCGGCGCCGCACCGGCGCCCAACCTGATGGTCGAGGTGCCCGCCTTCATGGCCGGCGACGAGGGCCACACCGAGGCGCTGCGGCAGCTCTACGGCCGCGGCAACACGCTGCTGATCAAGGGCGTGCCGCTGAAGCCGCTGCCGCAGGCGCTGCTGGCCTGCTTCCGCTACGCCATCGTCGACCTGTCGGAGGACCGCCGCGCCCAGGCCGGTGCCCTGCAGGGCGCGCCGCGGGCCATCCCGGTGGTGCAGTCCGGCATCCGCACCGTCGGCGAGATGGGCCAGTGCCTGCAGCGCCCCGACGTCGTCGCCGTGCTCGGCTGGCCGGTCGACGACGTGCTGCAGGCCGGCGCCGACAAGGGCGGCACCCGCTCCGACATGCAGACCGTGGTCGAGCTGATGCAGCGGGTGGACAAGGGCGAGCCCGGCGAGCGCATGGAGGCCACGCTCAAGCGCGACCCCACGCTCGCCTTCAAGCTGATGCGCTACATCAACTCGCCGGCCTTCGGCCTGTCGGTGGAGATCAGCTCCTTCCGCCATGCCCTGATGATGCTGGGCTACCAGCGGCTCAAGCGCTGGCTGGCGCTGCTGCTGGCCTCGGCCAGCCAGGAGCCGGACATGCGGCCGGTGATGTTCGCCGCCGTGCGCCGCGGCCTGCTGATGGAGGAGCTGTCGCGCGCCGCCGGCGGCGACGACGAGCTGCGCAGCGAGGCCTTCATCTGCGGCGTCTTCTCGCTGCTCGACAAGATGATGCGCCAGCCCTTCGCCGAGCTGCTGAAGTCGATCCCGGTGCCCGAGCGGGTGCACCAGGCGCTGGTGCAGGGCCAGGGGCCCTTCCAGCCCTACCTGGACGTGGTCCGCGCGGTGGAGCAGGAGTCGCTGTTCGACATCCGGGCCGCCGCCGACCAGCTGATGATGAGCGTGCAGGAGGTCAACCGGGCGCTGCTGCGGGCCCTCGCCGCCGCGGCCCAGCTGGACTGA
- a CDS encoding PAS domain S-box protein — translation MRFGPLKGSRPGAATATAPGGDTEPPPSLAEGAGRELARLLWQSPFLAVLLDAAQRRCLAANTAFTDWSGYDVEALAAAPPRPPLDRPPATRNEERALVDAHGQERWCRGTELAMTGLKGEALVLVVLQDCTAERVAREQADRSGAELAQWFDLSPLGLVVFDEEGLVLRCNPAFQALVGEAPTVLQAAPPALRELLGWPPSAHDAADAAPRERSASLHLPDGRRLRLRALVRPFAAGGSRRRFMAVVEDRSAEEDRELAALEIGALMDTAAIGVATFEESHGWVTSQAGASARQAPGRGGASGLQAISRELVEPASLPEYERLQQALKSGERAEVRYAVRHPQAGLRWLLTRVEPGQLASGRRTRSVVTLDVTEQEQADARNEQLLRELSTLLDGSAAGIAYLRSGRIERANPALAALTGYAPAELAGLDMAELFDSLAAFARYREQQEPVLARTGRLVEERRLRRRDGSLLWVQVSERLVDENDPAAGVICSFVDIDERQRAREALALQAERNRALLDSVLVGIVTVGEHGIEWMNRSARRMFGGELADFVGEPIATVATPEPNHPLRRTDRFLRLGEGRSESFECRLQGRDGRTFWVVGNAVLTRDAAGQQLTFALLDIERRRQAEVSIAQTQASLQRILETAPLAIGLLEAHSWRVQQINQQAGAFLGTPVGRAVGQPLQRLLEPGFFEQVRQDLEQALEQAPLRGGALVREYPRTSGGRTRIFESRYVALTAADGRAEQLLFVASDVTEQRAAEQARLEAAVAQRDMLVKEVHHRIKNNLQGVAGLMQQLAHRQPAVAPVITEAVGQVQAIAQVYGLQVGAAGPLQATELLQAVSRSVQRVFGREVVVVIEGEAPADWSLPEAEAIPVALTLNELLTNAIKHGPGTAPVRCRLLSEPQRLTLEVRNPGTLPDGFAIGVLRGGVSGLGLVRALLPRRHATLSLEADGGDVCARVVLLPPSVRRAAPGRTQELPTPPAGRLTDNSAIDERRREG, via the coding sequence GTGCGTTTCGGTCCGCTGAAGGGCAGCCGCCCGGGCGCCGCCACCGCCACTGCCCCCGGCGGCGACACCGAGCCGCCGCCCAGCCTGGCCGAGGGCGCCGGCCGCGAACTGGCGCGGCTGCTCTGGCAGTCGCCGTTCCTCGCGGTGCTGCTCGATGCCGCGCAGCGCCGCTGCCTGGCGGCCAACACCGCCTTCACCGACTGGAGCGGTTACGACGTCGAGGCCCTCGCCGCCGCGCCGCCGCGCCCGCCGCTGGACCGGCCGCCGGCCACGCGCAACGAGGAGCGGGCGCTGGTCGACGCCCACGGCCAGGAGCGCTGGTGCCGCGGCACCGAGCTGGCGATGACGGGCCTGAAGGGCGAGGCGCTGGTGCTCGTGGTGCTGCAGGACTGCACCGCCGAGCGGGTGGCGCGCGAGCAGGCCGACCGCAGCGGCGCCGAGCTGGCGCAGTGGTTCGACCTGAGCCCGCTGGGCCTGGTGGTCTTCGACGAGGAGGGCCTGGTGCTGCGCTGCAACCCCGCCTTCCAGGCGCTGGTGGGCGAGGCGCCCACGGTGCTGCAGGCCGCGCCGCCGGCGCTGCGCGAGCTGCTGGGCTGGCCGCCGTCGGCACACGACGCGGCCGATGCCGCGCCGCGCGAACGCAGCGCCTCGCTGCACCTGCCCGACGGCCGTCGCCTGCGCCTGCGCGCGCTGGTGCGCCCCTTCGCCGCCGGCGGCTCGCGCCGTCGCTTCATGGCGGTCGTCGAGGACCGCAGCGCCGAGGAGGACCGCGAGCTGGCGGCCCTCGAGATCGGCGCCCTGATGGACACCGCGGCGATCGGCGTCGCCACCTTCGAGGAGTCGCACGGCTGGGTCACCTCGCAGGCCGGGGCGTCGGCCCGGCAGGCGCCCGGGCGCGGCGGCGCCAGCGGGCTGCAGGCCATCAGCCGCGAGCTGGTGGAGCCGGCCTCGCTGCCCGAGTACGAGCGGCTGCAGCAGGCGCTGAAGAGCGGCGAGCGGGCCGAGGTCCGCTACGCCGTGCGCCACCCCCAGGCCGGCCTGCGCTGGCTGCTGACGCGGGTCGAGCCGGGGCAGCTGGCCTCCGGCCGGCGCACGCGGTCGGTGGTGACGCTGGACGTCACCGAGCAGGAGCAGGCCGACGCCCGCAACGAGCAGCTGCTGCGCGAGCTGTCGACGCTGCTCGACGGCTCGGCCGCCGGCATCGCCTACCTGCGCAGCGGGCGCATCGAGCGGGCCAACCCCGCGCTGGCCGCGCTCACCGGCTACGCGCCGGCGGAGCTGGCCGGGCTGGACATGGCCGAGCTGTTCGACAGCCTCGCCGCCTTCGCCCGCTACCGCGAGCAGCAGGAGCCTGTGCTGGCGCGCACCGGCCGGCTGGTCGAGGAGCGGCGGCTGCGCCGGCGCGACGGCAGCCTGCTGTGGGTGCAGGTCAGCGAGCGCCTGGTCGACGAGAACGACCCGGCGGCCGGCGTCATCTGCTCCTTCGTCGACATCGACGAGCGCCAGCGCGCCCGCGAGGCGCTGGCGCTGCAGGCCGAGCGCAACCGGGCGCTGCTCGATTCGGTGCTGGTGGGCATCGTCACGGTGGGCGAGCACGGCATCGAGTGGATGAACCGCTCGGCCCGGCGCATGTTCGGCGGCGAGCTGGCCGACTTCGTCGGCGAGCCGATCGCCACCGTCGCCACGCCGGAGCCCAACCACCCGCTGCGCCGCACCGACCGCTTCCTGCGCCTGGGCGAGGGCCGCAGCGAAAGCTTCGAATGCCGGCTGCAGGGCCGCGACGGCCGCACCTTCTGGGTGGTCGGCAACGCGGTGCTGACGCGCGACGCCGCCGGCCAGCAGCTCACCTTCGCCCTGCTGGACATCGAACGCCGCCGCCAGGCCGAGGTGAGCATCGCGCAGACGCAGGCGTCGCTGCAGCGCATCCTGGAGACCGCGCCGCTGGCCATCGGCCTGCTGGAGGCGCACAGCTGGCGGGTGCAGCAGATCAACCAGCAGGCCGGCGCCTTCCTCGGCACGCCGGTGGGCCGGGCGGTCGGCCAGCCGCTGCAGCGGCTGCTGGAGCCGGGCTTCTTCGAACAGGTGCGGCAGGACCTGGAGCAGGCGCTGGAGCAGGCACCGCTGCGCGGCGGCGCGCTGGTGCGCGAGTACCCGCGCACCAGCGGCGGCCGCACCCGGATCTTCGAGTCGCGCTACGTGGCGCTGACCGCGGCCGACGGCCGCGCCGAGCAGCTGCTGTTCGTCGCCAGCGACGTCACCGAGCAGCGGGCGGCCGAGCAGGCGCGGCTGGAGGCCGCCGTCGCCCAGCGCGACATGCTGGTCAAGGAAGTGCACCACCGCATCAAGAACAACCTGCAGGGCGTGGCCGGGCTGATGCAGCAGCTGGCGCACCGCCAGCCGGCGGTGGCCCCGGTGATCACCGAGGCGGTGGGCCAGGTGCAGGCCATCGCCCAGGTCTACGGGCTGCAGGTGGGCGCTGCCGGACCGCTGCAGGCCACCGAGCTGCTGCAGGCGGTCAGCCGTTCGGTGCAGCGGGTGTTCGGCCGCGAGGTGGTGGTGGTGATCGAGGGCGAGGCGCCGGCCGACTGGTCGCTGCCCGAGGCCGAGGCCATCCCCGTCGCGCTGACGCTCAACGAGCTGCTGACCAACGCCATCAAGCACGGCCCGGGGACCGCCCCGGTGCGCTGCCGCCTGCTCAGCGAGCCGCAGCGGCTGACGCTGGAGGTGCGCAACCCCGGCACGCTGCCCGACGGTTTCGCCATCGGCGTGCTGCGCGGCGGCGTCTCGGGCCTGGGCCTGGTGCGCGCGCTGCTGCCGCGGCGCCACGCCACGCTCAGCCTGGAGGCCGACGGCGGCGACGTCTGCGCCCGGGTGGTGCTGCTGCCGCCCTCGGTGCGGCGCGCCGCGCCCGGTCGGACGCAAGAACTCCCGACGCCGCCGGCCGGCCGCCTCACGGACAATTCCGCCATCGACGAACGACGGCGGGAGGGCTGA
- a CDS encoding response regulator: MATTGQVPGEARGRILVVDDDRLVLATVVHGLRQAGYEVIDADNGDDAILLAREHRPDLALLDIRMEGKTGFDVAAYLREYLQVPFVFLSAFSDAQTLQQVKALGALAYLVKPLDVSQIVPTVEAALGRAAAERARPAAPPVPAPGVLTDAVPIAVGVLMHRYSLARAEALERLRRQADQEGRSLQAQAEKLVDAVELLAAAGGA; encoded by the coding sequence ATGGCGACGACAGGGCAGGTGCCGGGCGAGGCCCGGGGGCGCATCCTCGTCGTCGACGACGACCGCCTGGTGCTGGCCACGGTGGTGCACGGCCTGCGGCAGGCCGGCTACGAGGTGATCGACGCCGACAACGGCGACGACGCCATCCTGCTCGCCCGCGAGCACCGGCCGGACCTGGCGCTGCTGGACATCCGCATGGAGGGCAAGACCGGCTTCGACGTCGCGGCCTACCTGCGCGAGTACCTGCAGGTGCCCTTCGTCTTCCTGTCGGCTTTCTCCGATGCGCAGACGCTGCAGCAGGTGAAGGCGCTGGGCGCGCTGGCCTACCTGGTCAAGCCGCTGGACGTGTCGCAGATCGTGCCGACGGTGGAGGCCGCGCTGGGCCGCGCCGCCGCCGAGCGGGCGCGGCCGGCCGCGCCGCCGGTGCCCGCGCCCGGGGTGCTGACGGACGCGGTGCCGATCGCCGTCGGCGTGCTGATGCACCGCTACTCGCTGGCCCGCGCCGAGGCGCTCGAACGCCTGCGCCGCCAGGCCGACCAGGAGGGCCGGTCGCTGCAGGCGCAGGCCGAGAAGCTGGTCGACGCGGTGGAACTGCTGGCCGCGGCCGGCGGGGCCTGA
- a CDS encoding ATP-binding protein, whose amino-acid sequence MIDALLSLSALSTQPLQRQPVNLSQLARFIVDDLRRQSPQRTVQVDIADGLGATGDPTLLRLVLENLLGNAWKYSTKREAAQIAFEATEHDGRAAFVVRDNGAGFDMRFADRLFGVFQRLHSANDFAGTGVGLASVRRIVRRHGGDVWAESEVGQGARFYFTLPGATASAPSRPVSLVGTGTYTER is encoded by the coding sequence ATGATCGACGCACTGCTGTCGCTGAGCGCGCTGTCGACCCAGCCGCTGCAGCGCCAACCGGTCAACCTGTCGCAGCTGGCGCGCTTCATCGTCGACGACCTGCGTCGCCAGTCGCCGCAGCGCACGGTGCAGGTGGACATCGCCGACGGGCTGGGCGCCACCGGCGACCCCACCCTGCTGCGGCTGGTGCTGGAAAACCTGCTCGGCAACGCCTGGAAGTACAGCACCAAGCGCGAAGCCGCTCAGATCGCCTTCGAGGCGACCGAGCACGACGGCCGCGCCGCCTTCGTCGTGCGCGACAACGGCGCCGGCTTCGACATGCGCTTCGCCGACCGCCTGTTCGGCGTCTTCCAGCGGCTGCACAGCGCCAACGACTTCGCCGGCACCGGCGTGGGCCTGGCCTCGGTGCGTCGCATCGTGCGCCGCCATGGCGGCGACGTCTGGGCCGAGAGCGAGGTCGGCCAGGGCGCCCGCTTCTACTTCACGCTGCCGGGGGCGACCGCCAGCGCGCCGAGCCGGCCGGTGTCCCTCGTCGGGACTGGTACGTACACGGAACGTTAA